The Mycobacterium avium subsp. avium genomic sequence TCTGCAGCGCCTTGATCTGCGGTTGCAGCTCCTGCATCTGCCGGGTGGTGCGGATCTGCCGCACGAACGGCTTGTACAGCAGCGCCCGCAGGGTGAACACCAAGAACATCACCGACAGCGCCCAGGCGAAGAAGTTCGACGGCCCGAGCATGGCGGCGAACAACTTGTACCAGACCCACATGATCCACGACACCGGGTAGTAGACGAAGTCGAGGCTGAAGAAATCAAACAAGAGATCCACTCTCCCCTCGCGTCGCTCGGACCGCCCAAGCGTCGCTGGCATCTTGGCAATTCACCCGGCATCCGGGGCGCTCGGGGATCGGGTCCCAGCCGCCCTGGTGCCATGGTCCGCACTTGGTAAGTCTGGCCGCGGCCAGCCAGCTCCCCCGGATCAGGCCGTACTCGTCCAGCGCGTCCACCGCATACTGGCTGCAGGTCGGAACGAAGCGACAGGTCGCCGGACGTAGCGGCGACACCATATGCCGGTAGAGCTGAATCAGGAAAATCAGTCCGCGGGCGACGGTTCGGCCGGCGCCGCGAATGGCCGCGCCCGACCGCGCCGGTCCGGTCACGGCCCGGTTCCCGCCGGCATGCGCCGCAGGCACCGCTGCAGTTCCTGCGCCAGGCGCGCCGACGACGCGGTCCGGCTTCCGGGCAGCGCGCGAATCACCAGCCGGTCGGATGGTTCGAGTTCGCCGAGCAGGGCCCGGGCCACGTGACGCAGCCGGCGGGCCACGCGGTGTCGTTGCACCGCCGTCCCGACGGCCTTCCCGACGACCAGCCCGACCCGTGGGCCCGCGGATTCGTCGTCGGGTTCGGAGTCGCGCCGGAGGTGGACGACGATGTCGGGCTGCGCCATGCGGGTTCCGTGCTTCACCGTCGCGTCAAACTCGGTTGACCGCGTCATGCGGTTGCG encodes the following:
- the yidD gene encoding membrane protein insertion efficiency factor YidD is translated as MTGPARSGAAIRGAGRTVARGLIFLIQLYRHMVSPLRPATCRFVPTCSQYAVDALDEYGLIRGSWLAAARLTKCGPWHQGGWDPIPERPGCRVNCQDASDAWAVRATRGESGSLV
- the rnpA gene encoding ribonuclease P protein component, whose amino-acid sequence is MLPARNRMTRSTEFDATVKHGTRMAQPDIVVHLRRDSEPDDESAGPRVGLVVGKAVGTAVQRHRVARRLRHVARALLGELEPSDRLVIRALPGSRTASSARLAQELQRCLRRMPAGTGP